Proteins co-encoded in one Pseudorhizobium banfieldiae genomic window:
- the rpsF gene encoding 30S ribosomal protein S6, with amino-acid sequence MALYEHVFLARQDVSAQQVDALVEQYKGVIEANGGKVGRIENWGLKSLTYRINKNRKAHYALMDIDAPAAAVHEMERQMRINEDILRYMTIAVEKHEEGPSAMMQKRDRDDRPRGDRPGFGDRDRGPRPDRGPREDRGPREGGFERRPREDRA; translated from the coding sequence ATGGCTCTTTACGAACACGTATTCCTTGCCCGGCAGGATGTTTCCGCTCAGCAGGTTGATGCCCTCGTCGAACAGTACAAGGGCGTCATCGAAGCTAACGGCGGCAAAGTCGGGCGCATCGAGAACTGGGGCCTCAAGTCCCTTACCTACCGCATCAACAAGAACCGCAAGGCTCACTACGCCCTGATGGACATCGACGCGCCGGCTGCAGCCGTGCACGAGATGGAACGCCAGATGCGCATCAACGAAGACATTCTTCGCTACATGACGATTGCCGTCGAGAAGCACGAAGAAGGTCCGTCCGCGATGATGCAGAAGCGCGACCGCGACGACCGTCCGCGTGGCGACCGTCCCGGCTTCGGTGACCGCGATCGTGGCCCCCGTCCGGACCGTGGTCCTCGCGAAGATCGTGGCCCGCGTGAAGGCGGCTTCGAGCGTCGTCCGCGCGAAGACCGCGCGTAA
- the rpsR gene encoding 30S ribosomal protein S18 — MAEASSAPARRPFHRRRKTCPFSGANAPRIDYKDVRLLQRYISERGKIVPSRITAVSQKKQRELAKAIKRARFLGLLPYVVA; from the coding sequence ATGGCTGAAGCATCCTCTGCTCCCGCACGCCGCCCGTTCCACCGCCGTCGCAAGACCTGCCCCTTCTCGGGCGCCAACGCACCGCGGATCGACTACAAGGACGTCCGTCTCCTGCAGCGCTACATTTCCGAGCGCGGCAAGATCGTACCGTCCCGCATCACGGCCGTCTCCCAGAAGAAGCAGCGCGAACTGGCCAAGGCCATCAAGCGCGCCCGCTTCCTCGGCCTGCTGCCCTACGTCGTAGCCTAA
- a CDS encoding DUF2232 domain-containing protein, which yields MKTSNQTVLPVGILAGVVATLLALGAMAQLSFAVVIYAASALPILIAGLGWGNRAAITAIITAGALGALMVSPPFAATMAVFTLVPAGWLSHLANLARPASEIGGPDRLLAWYPLSDILLHLCGLVTLGMIALGVVIGYGPDLTNELVDMMTTAFQAQDPSFAPDPESLAQTKQMFVLMLPMVQAGLWVLMLFAAFYIAIRVVSRSARALRPREDMPSALRMNRNALFVLLGGILLTFLGGVPAMIGATVFGAFAGGFLMAGFASLHFRSKGKDWRLPVLVLAYISSLLVLPAFLILVLGLADTRRAVALTPARDDQPENPS from the coding sequence GTGAAGACTTCGAACCAGACAGTACTGCCAGTCGGCATCCTCGCCGGCGTCGTTGCTACCCTGCTTGCGCTCGGTGCGATGGCACAGCTGTCCTTTGCCGTCGTCATCTATGCCGCATCGGCCCTGCCGATCCTGATTGCCGGCCTCGGCTGGGGTAATCGCGCCGCCATCACGGCAATCATCACGGCCGGTGCCCTCGGGGCTCTTATGGTCTCCCCTCCCTTTGCGGCAACCATGGCCGTCTTCACCCTCGTTCCCGCAGGCTGGCTGTCGCACCTGGCAAATCTTGCCCGCCCTGCTTCGGAAATCGGTGGCCCCGACCGGCTGCTCGCCTGGTATCCGCTGTCGGACATCCTGCTGCATCTGTGCGGGCTGGTCACATTGGGGATGATCGCGCTCGGCGTCGTCATCGGCTACGGCCCGGATCTGACCAATGAGCTGGTCGACATGATGACCACGGCTTTCCAGGCGCAAGATCCATCCTTCGCCCCGGACCCGGAAAGTCTTGCGCAAACCAAGCAGATGTTCGTGCTGATGCTTCCCATGGTCCAGGCGGGCCTCTGGGTGCTGATGCTGTTTGCGGCCTTCTACATTGCCATTCGCGTCGTTTCTCGCTCCGCCCGCGCCCTTCGTCCACGCGAGGACATGCCGTCGGCGCTCAGGATGAACCGCAATGCGCTTTTCGTGCTCCTTGGAGGCATCCTCCTGACGTTCCTAGGCGGCGTGCCGGCCATGATCGGCGCCACCGTCTTCGGCGCATTCGCTGGCGGCTTCCTAATGGCCGGCTTCGCATCCCTGCATTTCCGGAGCAAGGGCAAGGACTGGCGCCTGCCGGTGCTGGTGCTCGCCTACATCTCCTCGCTGCTGGTCCTGCCGGCATTCCTCATCCTCGTGCTCGGCCTGGCCGATACCCGGCGGGCGGTTGCGCTCACGCCGGCACGCGACGATCAACCCGAAAATCC